In the Theobroma cacao cultivar B97-61/B2 chromosome 1, Criollo_cocoa_genome_V2, whole genome shotgun sequence genome, one interval contains:
- the LOC18613340 gene encoding ent-copalyl diphosphate synthase, chloroplastic — protein MSSHSIHRPFLSSSPIPYSSISFSNKHPPIPSAGNLRLWGKDKGENFDIRPLCSAISKPRTQEYAGVFQNGLPVIKWKEIVDDDIEQGEALKVFESNKIKERVGTIKSMLGSMEDGEISSSAYDTAWVALVEDVNGGGTPQFPSSLEWIANNQLPDGSWGDRQIFMAHDRLINTLACVIALKTWDIHPDKCEKGVSFFKENISKLENENAEHMPIGFEVAFPSLLEIARSLNIEVPYDSPVFQDIYAKRSLKLTRIPKEIMYYVPTTLLHSLEGMPGLDWEKLLKLQCQDGSFLFSPSSTAFALMQTKDENCLRYLNRTVQRFNGGVPNVYPVDLFEHIWTVDRLQRLGISRYFQPEIKECLDYVYRYWTEDGISWARNTRVQDIDDTAMGFRLLRLHGYEVSADVFRHFEKDGEFFCFVGQSNQAVTGIFNLFRASQVLFPGDKILEDAKRFSSKFLTEKQAADELLDKWIITKDLPGEVGFALKIPWYASLPRVETRFYIEQYGGEDDVWIGKTLYRMRYVNNNVYLELAKLDYNNCQALHQMEWNSIQKWYSEMNLGDFGVSRRSLLLTYFMAAASIFEPERSQERLAWAKTTFLVEAIACSFDNEMRPSEQRKAFVQVFRSVVDARFSHINGRKLDSNRRVQKLIDTLLRTLNHLSLDALVAHGRDISCSIRRAWEKWMLMWLEEGDRHQGVAELVVQTINLSSGRWSLEELLSHPQYERLSSLTNTVCHQLCHYQKQKVHDNGCYNTDTDNSRSQKIESDMQQLVQSVLQHCSDGINPDIKHTFLTVARSYYYAAHCDLETITFHIAKVLFEKVR, from the exons ATGTCTTCCCATTCTATCCACCGCCCCTTTCTCTCCTCCTCTCCGATTCCTTATTCTTCTATTTCCTTCTCCAACAAACATCCTCCCATACCATCTGCAG GCAATTTGCGGTTATGGGGAAAAGACAAAGGAGAAAACTTTGATATTCGCCCTCTATGCAGTGCTATATCCAAACCCCGCACTCAAG AATATGCTGGCGTGTTTCAAAACGGTCTGCCAGTGATAAAGTGGAAGGAGATTGTGGATGATGACATAGAACAAGGGGAAGCTCTTAAG GTTTTCGAATCGAATAAGATTAAGGAACGTGTTGGCACCATTAAATCCATGTTGGgatccatggaggatggagaGATAAGCAGCTCAGCTTATGACACAGCCTGGGTCGCTCTCGTTGAAGACGTTAACGGCGGAGGAACTCCTCAGTTTCCTTCTAGCCTTGAATGGATTGCAAACAATCAGCTCCCTGATGGATCATGGGGTGATAGACAAATTTTTATGGCGCATGATCGATTGATCAACACTTTAGCATGTGTTATTGCGTTGAAAACATGGGATATTCATCCAGACAAATGCGAGAAAG GAGTGTCATTTTTCAAAGAGAACATAAGCAAACTCGAAAATGAAAATGCGGAGCATATGCCTATTGGCTTTGAAGTGGCTTTTCCTTCTCTGCTCGAAATAGCTAGAAGTTTAAACATTGAAGTACCGTATGATTCCCCTGTCTTTCAAGACATCTATGCAAAGAGAAGTCTAAAGCTCACAAG GATACCAAAGGAGATAATGTACTATGTGCCCACAACGCTACTCCATAGCCTTGAGGGGATGCCAGGATTGGACTGGGAAAAGCTTTTGAAGTTACAGTGCCAAGATGGGTCATTCTTGTTCTCTCCATCCTCCACTGCCTTCGCACTCATGCAAACTAAAGATGAGAATTGTCTCAGATATTTAAACAGAACTGTTCAAAGATTCAATGGGGGAG TCCCCAATGTGTACCCGGTTGACCTGTTCGAACATATTTGGACTGTCGACCGCTTGCAACGCCTTGGAATCTCAAGATATTTCCAGCCAGAAATTAAAGAATGCCTAGATTATGTTTATAG ATACTGGACTGAAGATGGAATTTCTTGGGCGAGAAATACTAGGGTTCAAGACATTGACGACACGGCCATGGGGTTCAGGTTACTTAGATTACATGGATACGAGGTTTCTGCTG ACGTTTTCCGACATTTTGAGAAAGACGGCGAGTTCTTCTGCTTTGTTGGGCAGTCTAACCAAGCTGTAACTGGGATTTTCAACCTGTTCAGGGCTTCCCAGGTGCTGTTCCCTGGAGACAAGATTCTTGAGGATGCCAAGCGGTTTTCATCCAAGTTCTTAACAGAAAAACAAGCTGCTGATGAACTTCTAGACAAATGGATCATAACCAAAGACTTACCTGGTGAG GTTGGGTTCGCATTGAAGATTCCATGGTATGCAAGCCTGCCTAGAGTGGAAACCAGATTTTACATAGAACAATATGGGGGCGAAGATGACGTATGGATTGGAAAGACTCTTTACAG GATGCGTTATGTGAACAACAATGTGTACCTTGAGCTTGCAAAACTAGACTACAATAATTGCCAAGCTTTACATCAGATGGAATGGAATAGTATACAAAA GTGGTACTCGGAAATGAATCTTGGTGATTTTGGGGTGAGCAGAAGATCTCTtctcttaacttatttcatgGCAGCAGCCAGCATATTCGAGCCAGAAAGGTCACAAGAGCGGCTGGCATGGGCTAAGACTACCTTCTTGGTCGAGGCGATCGCTTGTTCTTTTGACAATGAAATGAGACCTAGTGAGCAGAGAAAAGCATTTGTCCAAGTCTTCAGAAGTGTTGTTGATGCACGATTTAGCCACATAAATGGAAg GAAGTTGGACTCAAACAGGAGGGTACAGAAGCTGATAGACACTTTGCTTCGAACCCTGAACCACCTATCATTGGATGCACTTGTGGCTCATGGTCGAGACATTAGCTGCAGCATTCGCCGTGCT TGGGAAAAGTGGATGCTGATGTGGCTAGAGGAAGGCGATAGGCACCAAGGAGTAGCAGAGTTAGTGGTGCAAACGATAAATCTTAGCTCTGGCCGTTGGTCCTTGGAGGAGCTGTTGTCTCATCCCCAATACGAGCGACTCTCCAGTCTCACCAATACAGTTTGCCATCAGCTTTGTCACTACCAAAAGCAAAAG GTACATGACAATGGGTGCTATAATACTGATACGGACAACAGCAGAAGCCAGAAAATAGAGTCCGACATGCAACAACTTGTTCAATCAGTACTGCAACATTGCTCAGATGGCATCAACCCAGATATCAAGCATACATTTCTTACAGTGGCAAGGAGTTATTACTATGCTGCACACTGTGACTTAGAGACCATCACATTTCACATTGCTAAAGTACTCTTTGAGAAAGTACGCTGA
- the LOC18613341 gene encoding fatty-acid-binding protein 1 — translation MVSLRFPFLFSQPTNLPGTPQNHHRNASSRHFSATLAAATGVGAAAAAGVAVVSQNPNHPFLQNAVNLLFRDHSSPPWGSLSLADGSAPVVESKTGVSFPSVLGNSLRLLGIGLRKKSILGLKNIDVYAFGVYANGDDLRKLLSEKYGKLSATELKDNKDFNNDLMEADICMTVRLQIVYSKLSIRSVRSAFEESVGSRLQKFGGSDNKELLQRFTSQFKDEYKIPMGSVIDLIRERGHILKTTIDGKEVGSIQSKLLCRSILDLYIGEDPFDRRAKEDVEVNAASFLQK, via the exons atgGTGTCCCTGAGGTTCCCGTTCTTGTTTTCTCAGCCCACGAACCTCCCGGGCACCCCCCAGAACCATCACCGGAATGCCTCCTCGCGTCATTTCTCCGCCACATTGGCCGCAGCAACAGGCGTAGGAGCTGCGGCTGCGGCGGGCGTGGCAGTCGTCTCGCAGAATCCGAATCACCCGTTTCTCCAAAACGCAGTGAATTTGCTCTTTCGGGATCACTCTTCTCCTCCTTGGGGCTCGCTCTCTCTTGCTGATGGCTCAGCTCCAGTTGTCGAATCAAAGACTGGAGTTTCTTTTCCTTCGGTTCTGGGAAATTCCCTTCGACTTCTTGGAATTGGTTTGAGGAAAAAGAGCATCCTGGGTTTGAAGAACATCGATGTCTATGCATTTG GTGTGTATGCTAATGGGGATGATTTAAGGAAGTTGTTGAGTGAGAAATATGGAAAATTATCTGCTACTGAACTTAAAGACAATAAGGATTTTAATAATGATCTTATGGAAGCTGATATATGCATGACTGTTAGACTTCAAATTGTCTACAGCAAATTAAGCATCCGTTCTGTGCGTAGTGCTTTTGAAGAGTCAGTGGGAAGCAGACTCCAAAAGTTTGGGGGATCAGATAATAAAGAATTGCTTCAAAG GTTCACTTCTCAATTCAAAGATGAATATAAAATACCAATGGGATCTGTGATAGATCTCATAAGGGAACGAGGCCATATACTTAAGACAACAA TTGATGGTAAAGAGGTAGGAAGTATACAGAGCAAACTCCTTTGTAGATCAATTTTGGACTTGTACATTGGTGAGGATCCATTTGATAGACGAGCCAAAGAAGATGTTGAGGTCAATGCAGCATCTTTCCTACAGAAGTAG
- the LOC18613342 gene encoding protein TIME FOR COFFEE isoform X2, whose amino-acid sequence MERNREARRSNLASSNGLHRRRQRSNNLRDSPEAGEMEMQETVRLRERASKRERDRDLLNRSKRRRADKVVLQGSNNREEGEESTEESSGEEEDYETEQLSNRKISPSARVSRQVPPLKSTDEMISFPVPRKARSASVKRSLENWVAGNGGFVEEQNHRRASISPARWSVESDRVSPSSSNGSFRKKMKPNGPKTRFPKATKSSSSAQEDIEIEIAEVLYGLMKQSQSSKKEDSAGNPFPKLECEDANGFSTETKPSGSSQIASSAQSQSQTTVLADPSVGVASKKKKVESENSPTPMKVENEQRAKIENFSPKQGQISGLNAVISESSFDTGKTASVLMESRENVVMIKQGDSKPSVEEPNSIDGAVTREKSVSTEKESAKLDVDFQDSTVTKAVGYHIISTVSKVENQREEKFKIDLMAPPPMASSPERDGPVDIALDPKYKVLDMELIETLVKDEAKVVKKEMRAEDSKDKMDTIREKRDSLKLDLEKPYQDNGSDCCKFEHGQKQQLSKPGIPKVEKTAQSSSVPVPITLTGWPNGLPPLGYMPPFQTIPPMDGSTKSSTALQPPHFLLSQPWPKRCAMHHYIARNIHLHQQFTKMNQFWPSAPGSASPCGAKPNNLHVVPSAENLILGNPLQGSFPVVNLNSTEEKGKVMASFPGLTRKDKSSDCTNFVDTAQRKQVVLQLASQPAAAGNLMHGPAFLFPLSQHQNAANQSGPSKCATSTNKASLSNNSTPGISTGSAALPGVAAAVSFNYPNLGANEAPYLTILQNNGYPFAISAPAGNPSAIRGGTPTQALPFFNGSFYSSQMFHPQLQQQQAHSQPVVQPAYQNAVTSSGSSTSHKQPESHQPRGAQISGNNFLSSTSMQSQQLQKYHMLTSNQSRKLEPEMNGENTTSDTQKSVYGQNPPLPHQPLNYALVPSATIGGGSVNGNHSEKQLSQQKNLKGGVDLVPPQAFAVSFASFTGNNIPSNLNFSSMAQNATIFHSVPEMGRQGYQVAPVPQAAQQKNHQISDGKNGGGSTNLDDGKRVSLGKSHTTNGQTFVFDNSARSLNFVSSPVTGNWPPRSITSTTVTTNPPIAANSSNSQQQLLLLQKQLMMQQHQQQPATASRSKSQTANTMPASFVAAKFSSNTAIFPQTAPQSNSSAQSTQWKNSARTSAAQVACTSVAATNASAVKNLPQQPSRLPQGQTQISFGVNTTSSLSPQVQEIPTSSQPASPMIVGSPPSSGNLRTSSTGSKVGSSVPTIQSQKSENSSPGNGQKSSPVCGRNVPSILSTCPSHLSELKY is encoded by the exons ATGGAGAGAAACAGAGAAGCAAGAAGATCGAACCTGGCTTCGTCAAATGGATTGCATAGACGTCGTCAAAGAAGCAATAATCTTCGAGATTCACCTG AAGCTGGAGAGATGGAGATGCAAGAAACGGTGAGGCTAAGAGAGAGAGCGAGCAAGAGGGAAAGGGACCGAGATTTGTTGAATCGTAGCAAGCGTAGGAGAGCAGATAAGGTGGTTTTACAAGGAAGCAATAAcagagaagaaggagaagaaagcACGGAGGAGAGTTCAGGTGAAGAAGAAGACTACGAAACCGAGCAGCTCAGTAACCGTAAAATCTCACCTTCCGCTAGAGTCTCCAGACAAGTACCCCCTTTGAAGTCCACAGATGAAATGATTAGTTTTCCAGTCCCGAGAAAAGCTCGCTCAG cttcAGTGAAGAGGTCACTTGAGAATTGGGTGGCTGGAAATGGTGGGTTTGTGGAGGAACAAAATCACCGGCGAGCTTCGATTTCACCTGCGCGTTGGAGCGTTGAGTCAGACCGAGTTTCACCGtcttcttcaaatggttcattTAGGAAGAAGATG AAGCCTAATGGACCTAAGACTCGGTTTCCAAAGGCGACCAAGTCTTCAAGCTCAGCCCAGGAGGATATCGAGATCGAAATCGCAGAGGTTTTATATGGTTTGATGAAGCAATCACAAAGCTCCAAGAAGGAAGATAGCGCTGGAAATCCTTTTCCAAAGCTTGAATGTGAAGATGCAAATGGTTTCTCTACCGAAACCAAGCCCTCAGGTTCATCTCAGATTGCGAGCTCTGCACAGAGTCAATCCCAGACAACGGTTTTGGCTGATCCATCGGTTGGCGTTG CgtcaaagaagaagaaagtggAATCTGAAAATTCTCCTACTCCGATGAAAGTTGAGAATGAGCAACGggcaaaaatagaaaatttttcgCCAAAACAGGGTCAAATATCAGGACTTAATGCGGTAATTTCTGAGTCTAGTTTTGATACGGGTAAAACTGCATCAGTGTTAATGGAGTCACGGGAGAACGTGGTGATGATTAAGCAGGGAGATTCGAAACCATCTGTTGAAGAACCAAATTCCATAGATGGAGCTGTGACCAGGGAAAAGTCTGTTTCGACTGAAAAGGAATCTGCTAAATTGGATGTTGATTTTCAGGATTCGACAGTGACTAAAGC tgTGGGATATCACATAATATCGACCGTTTCAAAAGTGGAGAACCAACGTGAAGAGAAGTTCAAGATCGATTTGATG GCTCCCCCTCCAATGGCGTCATCTCCGGAAAGGGATGGCCCTGTGGATATCGCATTGGATCCTAAGTACAAGGTTCTGGATATGGAGTTG ATAGAGACTCTGGTCAAGGATGAAGCAAAGGTtgtgaagaaagaaatgaggGCAGAAGATAGTAAAGACAAGATGGATACCATCAGGGAGAAACGAGATTCATTGAAACTGGATTTGGAGAAGCCTTATCAAGATAATGGTAGTGATTGTTGTAAATTTGAACATGGTCAAAAACAACAACTATCTAAACCTGGCATTCCTAAAGTGGAGAAAACCG CTCAGTCTAGTTCAGTGCCTGTGCCAATCACCCTTACTGGCTGGCCAAATGGTTTGCCACCTCTGGG GTATATGCCTCCCTTCCAGACAATTCCGCCCATGGATGGGAGTACTAAATCATCTACGGCATTGCAG CCTCCTCATTTCCTTCTTTCTCAACCTTGGCCTAAAAGATGTGCCATGCATCATTACATTGCTCGTAACATACACTTACACCAGCAGTTCACAAAAATGAACCAGTTTTGGCCATCAGCTCCAGGTTCTGCTTCTCCATGTGGGGCCAAACCCAACAATCTCCATGTGGTGCCATCTGCAGAAAATTTGATTCTTGGAAATCCTTTGCAAGGAAGTTTCCCAGTTGTGAATCTAAACTCTACAGAAGAGAAAGGTAAGGTTATGGCGAGCTTTCCTGGTCTTACCAGGAAAGATAAAAGCTCTGACTGCACCAATTTTGTGGACACCGCACAGAGAAAGCAGGTCGTGCTTCAACTGGCTTCCCAACCAGCAGCTGCTGGTAACTTGATG CATGGCCCTGCTTTCCTATTTCCTTTAAGCCAACATCAAAATGCGGCAAATCAATCTGGGCCTTCTAAATGTGCTACTTCCACTAACAAAGCATCATTGAGTAATAATTCAACACCCGGAATTTCCACTGGCTCTGCAGCGTTACCAGGAGTAGCAGCAGCTGTGAGCTTTAATTACCCAAATTTGGGTGCTAATGAAGCTCCATATTTGACAATATTACAGAACAATGGTTACCCTTTTGCTATCTCTGCTCCTGCTGGAAACCCGTCAGCAATTAGAGGAGGAACCCCAACTCAAGCGTTGCCTTTCTTTAATGGGTCTTTCTATTCTTCTCAGATGTTCCATCCTCAACTTCAACAGCAGCAAGCTCACTCTCAGCCTGTGGTTCAGCCAGCTTATCAGAATGCAGTCACATCAAGTGGCTCATCAACATCCCACAAGCAACCAGAAAGTCACCAGCCACGGGGTGCACAAATTAGTGGCAATAATTTTTTGAGCTCAACAAGCATGCAGTCACAGCAGTTGCAGAAGTATCACATGCTTACATCCAATCAATCTCGCAAATTGGAACCTGAGATGAATGGGGAGAATACAACCTCAGACACCCAGAAAAGTGTTTATGGCCAGAACCCACCACTTCCTCATCAGCCACTAAACTATGCCTTGGTACCTTCTGCAACGATAGGTGGTGGCAGTGTAAATGGAAATCACAGTGAGAAGCAGCTTTCACAacagaagaatttgaagggtGGAGTTGATCTCGTCCCTCCACAAGCATTTGCCGTGTCATTTGCTTCTTTCACTGGAAACAACATACCTTCAAACCTTAACTTCTCATCTATGGCACAAAACGCCACAATTTTTCATAGCGTACCTGAGATGGGTCGGCAAGGGTACCAGGTTGCACCTGTGCCGCAAGCTGCACAGCAGAAGAATCACCAAATATCTGACGGAAAGAATGGAGGTGGTTCAACCAATCTGGATGATGGAAAAAGGGTAAGTTTGGGGAAGTCACATACAACAAACGGGCAGACATTTGTTTTTGACAATTCAGCTAGATCTTTGAACTTTGTATCCTCTCCTGTCACTGGAAATTGGCCTCCTCGCTCCATCACCTCCACTACAGTAACCACAAATCCTCCCATTGCTGctaattcttcaaattctcaACAACAGCTGCTTCTACTTCAGAAGCAGCTCATGATGCAGCAACATCAGCAGCAACCTGCTACAGCTTCTCGAAGCAAAAGTCAGACAGCCAACACCATGCCTGCATCTTTCGTTGCTGCTAAATTTTCAAGCAATACTGCTATATTTCCACAAACTGCACCCCAAAGTAACAGTTCTGCACAATCAACCCAGTGGAAAAACTCAGCAAGAACCTCGGCTGCCCAAGTGGCTTGTACATCAGTTGCAGCTACCAACGCCTCAGCCGTTAAAAATCTTCCCCAGCAACCATCGAGGCTTCCACAAGGCCAAACCCAGATATCGTTTGGGGTAAATACCACGTCCAGCTTATCGCCACAAGTACAAGAAATACCTACCAGTAGCCAGCCAGCATCGCCTATGATAGTTGGGTCTCCACCTAGTAGTGGCAACTTGAGAACAAGTTCAACAGGCAGCAAAGTTGGTTCATCAGTTCCCACAATACAATCACAAAAGAGCGAGAATTCTTCTCCTGGTAACGGCCAGAAATCCTCTCCGGTGTGTGGAAGGAACGTGCCTTCAATTTTGAGCACATGCCCCAGCCACCTTTCCGAACTCAAGTATTGA
- the LOC18613342 gene encoding protein TIME FOR COFFEE isoform X1 — protein sequence MERNREARRSNLASSNGLHRRRQRSNNLRDSPEAGEMEMQETVRLRERASKRERDRDLLNRSKRRRADKVVLQGSNNREEGEESTEESSGEEEDYETEQLSNRKISPSARVSRQVPPLKSTDEMISFPVPRKARSASVKRSLENWVAGNGGFVEEQNHRRASISPARWSVESDRVSPSSSNGSFRKKMKPNGPKTRFPKATKSSSSAQEDIEIEIAEVLYGLMKQSQSSKKEDSAGNPFPKLECEDANGFSTETKPSGSSQIASSAQSQSQTTVLADPSVGVASKKKKVESENSPTPMKVENEQRAKIENFSPKQGQISGLNAVISESSFDTGKTASVLMESRENVVMIKQGDSKPSVEEPNSIDGAVTREKSVSTEKESAKLDVDFQDSTVTKAVGYHIISTVSKVENQREEKFKIDLMAPPPMASSPERDGPVDIALDPKYKVLDMELKIETLVKDEAKVVKKEMRAEDSKDKMDTIREKRDSLKLDLEKPYQDNGSDCCKFEHGQKQQLSKPGIPKVEKTAQSSSVPVPITLTGWPNGLPPLGYMPPFQTIPPMDGSTKSSTALQPPHFLLSQPWPKRCAMHHYIARNIHLHQQFTKMNQFWPSAPGSASPCGAKPNNLHVVPSAENLILGNPLQGSFPVVNLNSTEEKGKVMASFPGLTRKDKSSDCTNFVDTAQRKQVVLQLASQPAAAGNLMHGPAFLFPLSQHQNAANQSGPSKCATSTNKASLSNNSTPGISTGSAALPGVAAAVSFNYPNLGANEAPYLTILQNNGYPFAISAPAGNPSAIRGGTPTQALPFFNGSFYSSQMFHPQLQQQQAHSQPVVQPAYQNAVTSSGSSTSHKQPESHQPRGAQISGNNFLSSTSMQSQQLQKYHMLTSNQSRKLEPEMNGENTTSDTQKSVYGQNPPLPHQPLNYALVPSATIGGGSVNGNHSEKQLSQQKNLKGGVDLVPPQAFAVSFASFTGNNIPSNLNFSSMAQNATIFHSVPEMGRQGYQVAPVPQAAQQKNHQISDGKNGGGSTNLDDGKRVSLGKSHTTNGQTFVFDNSARSLNFVSSPVTGNWPPRSITSTTVTTNPPIAANSSNSQQQLLLLQKQLMMQQHQQQPATASRSKSQTANTMPASFVAAKFSSNTAIFPQTAPQSNSSAQSTQWKNSARTSAAQVACTSVAATNASAVKNLPQQPSRLPQGQTQISFGVNTTSSLSPQVQEIPTSSQPASPMIVGSPPSSGNLRTSSTGSKVGSSVPTIQSQKSENSSPGNGQKSSPVCGRNVPSILSTCPSHLSELKY from the exons ATGGAGAGAAACAGAGAAGCAAGAAGATCGAACCTGGCTTCGTCAAATGGATTGCATAGACGTCGTCAAAGAAGCAATAATCTTCGAGATTCACCTG AAGCTGGAGAGATGGAGATGCAAGAAACGGTGAGGCTAAGAGAGAGAGCGAGCAAGAGGGAAAGGGACCGAGATTTGTTGAATCGTAGCAAGCGTAGGAGAGCAGATAAGGTGGTTTTACAAGGAAGCAATAAcagagaagaaggagaagaaagcACGGAGGAGAGTTCAGGTGAAGAAGAAGACTACGAAACCGAGCAGCTCAGTAACCGTAAAATCTCACCTTCCGCTAGAGTCTCCAGACAAGTACCCCCTTTGAAGTCCACAGATGAAATGATTAGTTTTCCAGTCCCGAGAAAAGCTCGCTCAG cttcAGTGAAGAGGTCACTTGAGAATTGGGTGGCTGGAAATGGTGGGTTTGTGGAGGAACAAAATCACCGGCGAGCTTCGATTTCACCTGCGCGTTGGAGCGTTGAGTCAGACCGAGTTTCACCGtcttcttcaaatggttcattTAGGAAGAAGATG AAGCCTAATGGACCTAAGACTCGGTTTCCAAAGGCGACCAAGTCTTCAAGCTCAGCCCAGGAGGATATCGAGATCGAAATCGCAGAGGTTTTATATGGTTTGATGAAGCAATCACAAAGCTCCAAGAAGGAAGATAGCGCTGGAAATCCTTTTCCAAAGCTTGAATGTGAAGATGCAAATGGTTTCTCTACCGAAACCAAGCCCTCAGGTTCATCTCAGATTGCGAGCTCTGCACAGAGTCAATCCCAGACAACGGTTTTGGCTGATCCATCGGTTGGCGTTG CgtcaaagaagaagaaagtggAATCTGAAAATTCTCCTACTCCGATGAAAGTTGAGAATGAGCAACGggcaaaaatagaaaatttttcgCCAAAACAGGGTCAAATATCAGGACTTAATGCGGTAATTTCTGAGTCTAGTTTTGATACGGGTAAAACTGCATCAGTGTTAATGGAGTCACGGGAGAACGTGGTGATGATTAAGCAGGGAGATTCGAAACCATCTGTTGAAGAACCAAATTCCATAGATGGAGCTGTGACCAGGGAAAAGTCTGTTTCGACTGAAAAGGAATCTGCTAAATTGGATGTTGATTTTCAGGATTCGACAGTGACTAAAGC tgTGGGATATCACATAATATCGACCGTTTCAAAAGTGGAGAACCAACGTGAAGAGAAGTTCAAGATCGATTTGATG GCTCCCCCTCCAATGGCGTCATCTCCGGAAAGGGATGGCCCTGTGGATATCGCATTGGATCCTAAGTACAAGGTTCTGGATATGGAGTTG AAGATAGAGACTCTGGTCAAGGATGAAGCAAAGGTtgtgaagaaagaaatgaggGCAGAAGATAGTAAAGACAAGATGGATACCATCAGGGAGAAACGAGATTCATTGAAACTGGATTTGGAGAAGCCTTATCAAGATAATGGTAGTGATTGTTGTAAATTTGAACATGGTCAAAAACAACAACTATCTAAACCTGGCATTCCTAAAGTGGAGAAAACCG CTCAGTCTAGTTCAGTGCCTGTGCCAATCACCCTTACTGGCTGGCCAAATGGTTTGCCACCTCTGGG GTATATGCCTCCCTTCCAGACAATTCCGCCCATGGATGGGAGTACTAAATCATCTACGGCATTGCAG CCTCCTCATTTCCTTCTTTCTCAACCTTGGCCTAAAAGATGTGCCATGCATCATTACATTGCTCGTAACATACACTTACACCAGCAGTTCACAAAAATGAACCAGTTTTGGCCATCAGCTCCAGGTTCTGCTTCTCCATGTGGGGCCAAACCCAACAATCTCCATGTGGTGCCATCTGCAGAAAATTTGATTCTTGGAAATCCTTTGCAAGGAAGTTTCCCAGTTGTGAATCTAAACTCTACAGAAGAGAAAGGTAAGGTTATGGCGAGCTTTCCTGGTCTTACCAGGAAAGATAAAAGCTCTGACTGCACCAATTTTGTGGACACCGCACAGAGAAAGCAGGTCGTGCTTCAACTGGCTTCCCAACCAGCAGCTGCTGGTAACTTGATG CATGGCCCTGCTTTCCTATTTCCTTTAAGCCAACATCAAAATGCGGCAAATCAATCTGGGCCTTCTAAATGTGCTACTTCCACTAACAAAGCATCATTGAGTAATAATTCAACACCCGGAATTTCCACTGGCTCTGCAGCGTTACCAGGAGTAGCAGCAGCTGTGAGCTTTAATTACCCAAATTTGGGTGCTAATGAAGCTCCATATTTGACAATATTACAGAACAATGGTTACCCTTTTGCTATCTCTGCTCCTGCTGGAAACCCGTCAGCAATTAGAGGAGGAACCCCAACTCAAGCGTTGCCTTTCTTTAATGGGTCTTTCTATTCTTCTCAGATGTTCCATCCTCAACTTCAACAGCAGCAAGCTCACTCTCAGCCTGTGGTTCAGCCAGCTTATCAGAATGCAGTCACATCAAGTGGCTCATCAACATCCCACAAGCAACCAGAAAGTCACCAGCCACGGGGTGCACAAATTAGTGGCAATAATTTTTTGAGCTCAACAAGCATGCAGTCACAGCAGTTGCAGAAGTATCACATGCTTACATCCAATCAATCTCGCAAATTGGAACCTGAGATGAATGGGGAGAATACAACCTCAGACACCCAGAAAAGTGTTTATGGCCAGAACCCACCACTTCCTCATCAGCCACTAAACTATGCCTTGGTACCTTCTGCAACGATAGGTGGTGGCAGTGTAAATGGAAATCACAGTGAGAAGCAGCTTTCACAacagaagaatttgaagggtGGAGTTGATCTCGTCCCTCCACAAGCATTTGCCGTGTCATTTGCTTCTTTCACTGGAAACAACATACCTTCAAACCTTAACTTCTCATCTATGGCACAAAACGCCACAATTTTTCATAGCGTACCTGAGATGGGTCGGCAAGGGTACCAGGTTGCACCTGTGCCGCAAGCTGCACAGCAGAAGAATCACCAAATATCTGACGGAAAGAATGGAGGTGGTTCAACCAATCTGGATGATGGAAAAAGGGTAAGTTTGGGGAAGTCACATACAACAAACGGGCAGACATTTGTTTTTGACAATTCAGCTAGATCTTTGAACTTTGTATCCTCTCCTGTCACTGGAAATTGGCCTCCTCGCTCCATCACCTCCACTACAGTAACCACAAATCCTCCCATTGCTGctaattcttcaaattctcaACAACAGCTGCTTCTACTTCAGAAGCAGCTCATGATGCAGCAACATCAGCAGCAACCTGCTACAGCTTCTCGAAGCAAAAGTCAGACAGCCAACACCATGCCTGCATCTTTCGTTGCTGCTAAATTTTCAAGCAATACTGCTATATTTCCACAAACTGCACCCCAAAGTAACAGTTCTGCACAATCAACCCAGTGGAAAAACTCAGCAAGAACCTCGGCTGCCCAAGTGGCTTGTACATCAGTTGCAGCTACCAACGCCTCAGCCGTTAAAAATCTTCCCCAGCAACCATCGAGGCTTCCACAAGGCCAAACCCAGATATCGTTTGGGGTAAATACCACGTCCAGCTTATCGCCACAAGTACAAGAAATACCTACCAGTAGCCAGCCAGCATCGCCTATGATAGTTGGGTCTCCACCTAGTAGTGGCAACTTGAGAACAAGTTCAACAGGCAGCAAAGTTGGTTCATCAGTTCCCACAATACAATCACAAAAGAGCGAGAATTCTTCTCCTGGTAACGGCCAGAAATCCTCTCCGGTGTGTGGAAGGAACGTGCCTTCAATTTTGAGCACATGCCCCAGCCACCTTTCCGAACTCAAGTATTGA